One Gambusia affinis linkage group LG15, SWU_Gaff_1.0, whole genome shotgun sequence genomic window carries:
- the nup98 gene encoding nuclear pore complex protein Nup98-Nup96, translated as MFNNSFGTPFGGGTGGFGSSSTFGQQNTSFGAAGGFGTSAFGATTNTGGLFGSTQNKPGGLFGSSTFSQPATSSTSTGFGFGGATGTSTGLFGNTGTGTSGGLFSQQSNAFGTNKPTSFSNFGTSTSSGGLFGSTNTTTNPFGTSGPLFGGSGFAANQQPGTTVKFNPPTGSDTMVKAGVTTSINTKHQCITAMKEYENKSLEELRLEDYQAGRKGPTNPLAPGAGGLFGGATPTSSASTGLFGATAPNSNFNFGANKSTFGSATGTFGTSASNLFGQQNQQPANSLFKPFGATTTTQSFNFGNTNTMGQPNTSTMGLFGSTAASQPPGLFGTTQTSTTTGFGTGSGLFGQQNPGFGTGGTQPSLFGNKPPGFGTTTTTSASLFGTSTGVFGNKPPLTLGTGTNTSTFGFGANPAGGGLFSNKLATGGLGTGLGPNFATVGTGNTLFGNTQNKLGTAPGTLGSFGTGGFNSGGGSLGFGATQQPVALTDPNANAAQQAILQQQLNVLAYSPYGDSPLFRNPMSDPKKKEERLKPTNPTAQKALTTPTHYKLTPRPATKVRPKALTSSGASKSQLFDGLDDDEPSLTNGAFVPRKSIKKLVLKNLSSSQYSSSSLNKDSDDLASPSEYPQNGHSQAEDDELREVPGMSGRADDDPEVTQFYVNPIAKPIPQGRAQPSLQDTISDLNMHKLPRNGLELSSDDVSASLGDDSLQEDREEEEEEQQESKPSPHPAGIVLNRVGYYTIPPLDDLAEMLDENGECVVENFTVGRKGYGSVFFPGEVNLTGLNLDEIVHFRRKEVIVYPDDKNKPPEGEGLNRRAEVTLDGVWPNDKTTCAQIRSPERLADMNYEGRLEKASRKQGARFLEYRPETGSWVFEVSHFSKYGLQDSDEDDDVPPKTDPKKLKTMMSLPASRLQQLLPPSQQQVAPQAQSTAVDLGSGVVELDSDMADITQGIPTESMLGGEEEDGELPLVDMETTGLMNHEPAACSHIPSTLGINPHTLQIMKASLFTEDEEDGDMFQLHRATKASADVSSPRLVPPGSQGRPSVGGLLQARFTSGIFPQRVDSPLSRGSLAAADPLRPPGWKSPVSTPFLLPARAPEPAIRTVGVRRLGGPVPLKESVTQGKGALLMDSGLFATRSFRVGWGPGWTLAHCGSRLSAQSADQTELQEQRTKTDFSFLHKPARTKPLAESPYKVVVEQLVGLEAPQGTSEEEEERHAVLQRPLEISLKHSTVSVPEGTSCPLVEPRPGVAALHDYAEWIRELNEERGDTDPILGHWAEVWTLCEALWGQLDPDAGLLDDYQQQLQRRRAFSDWLARGAARRVEEEVALAGKGRHADALFSFLTGRRVSEACQLAQREGDHRLALLLSQASGSRFCRQLLDLQLADWSRTQTDLHLSEERLRIFALLAGKPVWQSSGSAVNVCSELDWKRCLAVHLWYLLPPTASVADALAAYEAAFQGSTEAGRYACTPLPPYLEGAPPLEEEEEPERPLLDLCFHLLKLYSDRLYGLQPLLDPLTVTWRRLDYRLSWHLWGVLQALRYTHLAAPRQGLVHAAYAAQLESAGLWHLAVFILLHVPDHRQRERAVRELLALHCPLLETEESARRERFLTDGLLVPESWIHEAKAVRARRDGDRHRQALHLYRAGHWNQCHRLLIQHLASDCIVNDNHDYLLEFLEGLAVPEHSASIQDWETAGRVYLDYIRVIKSLQDIQQTDSAGYQLERLYSDVTSLCGRIELLPCRTARDHLAQSEMAKRVANILRVVLSLQQGDGADDPLNFPLAQLAPHISRLPMPEDYALEELRGLTQSYLRQLVVSQ; from the exons ATGTTCAACAATTCGTTTGGGACTCCGTTTGGCGGTGGGACGGGGGGCTTCGGCTCCTCTTCTACCTTCGGCCAGCAAA ACACGAGTTTCGGTGCAGCTGGAGGTTTTGGGACGTCGGCGTTCGGGGCGACCACAAACACCGGAGGATTGTTTGGCTCCACGCAGAACAAACCTG GCGGTCTGTTTGGGTCCAGCACCTTCAGCCAGCCGGCAACTTCCTCCACCAGCACCGGGTTTGGGTTCGGCGGCGCCACCGGGACGTCCACCGGCCTGTTTGGAAACACCGGGACCGGAACCAGCGGCGGTCTCTTCTCCCAGCAGAGCAATGCGTTCGGCACCAACAAGCCCACTTCCTTTAGCA ATTTTGGAACCAGTACCAGCAGCGGCGGCCTGTTCGGCTCCACCAACACCACCACCAACCCGTTCGGCACCTCCGGCCCACTGTTCGGAGGCTCCGGCTTcgcagccaatcagcagccagGAACCACAGTGAAGTTCAAC CctccaacaggaagtgacacaatGGTAAAAGCTGGCGTGACCACGAGCATCAACACCAAACACCAGTGCATCACCGCCATGAAGGAGTATGAGAACAAGTCtctggag GAGCTGAGGCTGGAGGACTACCAGGCGGGCAGGAAGGGCCCCACCAACCCGTTGGCGCCCGGTGCCGGCGGCCTGTTCGGCGGGGCCACCCCCACCTCCAGCGCCTCCACCGGACTCTTTGGTGCCACCGCCCCAAACTCCAACTTCAACTTCGGGGCCAATAAATCAACTTTTGGATCCG CCACTGGCACCTTCGGAACCAGCGCCAGCAACCTGTTcggccagcagaaccagcagccgGCCAACAGCCTCTTTAAGCCGTTCGGcgccaccaccaccacccagAGCTTCAACTTCGGCAACACCAACACCATGGGCCAGCCCAACACCAGCACCATG GGTTTGTTCGGCAGCACGGCGGCCTCTCAGCCGCCCGGCTTGTTCGGAACCACTCAGACCAGCACCACCACTGGCTTTGGAACCGGTTCTGGGCTGTTTGGGCAGCAGAACCCTGGCTTTGGAACCGGTGGCACACAG CCCAGTCTGTTCGGGAACAAACCCCCCGGGTTCGgaaccaccaccaccaccagcgCTTCGTTGTTTGGCACCAGCACCGGAGTCTTTGGGAACAAGCCGCCTCTGACTCTGGGGACCGGAACCAACACTTCCACTTTCG GTTTTGGAGCGAACCCGGCTGGAGGAGGACTCTTTAGTAACAAACTGGCCACTGGTGGACTGGGAACAGGACTAGGACCCAACTTTGCGACTG TTGGAACCGGGAACACTCTGTTTGGAAACACCCAGAACAAGCTGGGCACGGCGCCGGGAACCCTGGGAAGCTTCGGCACCGGTGGCTTCAACAGCGGCGGCGGCAGCCTGGGTTTCGGGGCCACGCAGCAGCCCGTCG CGCTGACCGACCCGAATGCCAACGCCGCCCAGCAGGCCatactgcagcagcagctcaacgTGCTGGCCTACTCGCCGTACGGCGACTCGCCGCTCTTCAGGAACCCGATGAGTGACCcaaagaagaaggaggag CGTCTGAAGCCGACCAATCCAACGGCCCAGAAGGCGCTGACCACGCCCACCCACTACAAGCTGACCCCGCGACCCGCCACCAAGGTCCGGCCCAAAGCGCTCACGTCATCCGGCGCCTCCAAGTCGCAGCTCTTTGACGGTCTGGACGACGACGAGCCGTCGCTCACCAACGGAGCCTTCGTGCCCAG GAAGAGCATCAAGAAGCTGGTTCTGAAGAACCTGAGCAGCAGCCagtacagcagcagcagcctgaacAAAGACAGCGACGACCTGGCCTCGCCTTCAGAATACCCTCAGAACGGACACAG CCAAGCGGAGGACGACGAGCTCCGGGAGGTTCCAGGTATGAGCGGCCGGGCCGACGACGACCCAGAGGTCACCCAGTTCTACGTGAACCCCATCGCCAAGCCCATCCCGCAGGGCCGCGCCCAGCCCAGCCTGCAGGACACCATCAGCGACCTGAACATGCACAAGCTGCCCAGGAACGGCCTGGAG CTGAGCAGCGATGACGTCTCTGCGTCCCTTGGTGACGACTCTCTGCAGGAggacagggaggaggaggaggaggagcagcaggagtcCAAACCGTCTCCTCATCCTGCAG GCATTGTTCTGAACCGGGTGGGTTACTACACCATCCCCCCTCTGGACGACCTGGCCGAGATGCTGGACGAGAACGGAGAATGTGTCGTAGAGAACTTCACCGTCGGCAGGAAAG GTTACGGCTCAGTCTTCTTCCCCGGAGAGGTCAACTTGACGGGCCTGAACCTGGACGAGATCGTCCACTTCAGGCGCAAAGAGGTCATCGTTTACCCGGACGACAAGAACAAGCCGCCGGAGGGGGAGGGGCTTAACCG gCGGGCTGAGGTGACCCTGGATGGCGTCTGGCCCAACGATAAGACGACCTGCGCTCAGATCCGCAGCCCAGAGCGACTCGCCGACATGAACTACGAAGGTCGGCTGGAGAAGGCCTCCAGGAAGCAAGGCGCGCGCTTCCTCGAGTACCGACCCGAGACCGGCTCCTGGGTGTTCGAG GTCAGCCATTTCTCCAAATACGGCCTCCAGGACTCAGACGAAGACGACGACGTCCCGCCCAAAACAGACCCAAAGAAGCTGAAGACaatgatgtcacttcctgcttccaggctgcagcagctgcttcctCCATCCCAGCAGCAGGTGGCGCCGCAGGCCCAG TCCACTGCTGTGGATTTGGGAAGCGGCGTGGTGGAGCTGGACAGCGACATGGCCGACATCACGCAGGGCATCCCGACAGAGAGCATGctgggaggagaggaggaggacggcGAGCTGCCGCTGGTCGACATGGAGACGACAGGGCTGATGAACCATGAGCCAGCGGCGTGCAGCCACATCCCGTCCACTCTGGGCATCAACCCGCACACGCTGCAG atCATGAAGGCGTCTCTGTTCACTGAGGACGAGGAGGACGGCGACATGTTCCAGCTTCACAGAGCGACCAAGGCGTCCGCTGACGTCTCGTCTCCTCGGCTCGTCCCGCCAGGCTCTCAAGGCCGCCCGTCTG tcGGGGGTCTTCTTCAGGCCCGCTTCACCTCCGGCATCTTCCCTCAGCGTGTGGACTCTCCTCTGTCCCGTGGCTCCCTGGCGGCAGCTGACCCGCTTCGGCCTCCAGGGTGGAAGAGTCCGGTCTCCACCCCGTTCCTGCTGCCGGCCCGGGCCCCGGAGCCCGCCATCAGGACGGTAGGGGTGCGGCGGCTGGGCGGCCCCGTCCCTCTGAAGGAGTCCGTCACTCAGGGGAAG ggggcgctgctgaTGGACAGTGGCCTGTTCGCCACCCGCTCCTTCAGAGTGGGCTGGGGTCCCGGTTGGACCCTGGCCCATTGCGGCAGCCGACTCAGCGCGCAGTCCGCCGACCAGACAGAGCTCCAGGAGCAGCGCACCAAGACGGACTTCAGTTTCCTGCACAAACCGGCCCGGACCAAACC GCTCGCTGAGAGCCCCTACAAGGTGGtggtggagcagctggtggGACTGGAAGCTCCTCAGGGGAcgagtgaggaagaggaggagcggCATGCGGtgctgcagcgccccctggagATCAGCCTGAAGCACAGCACCGTCAGCGTCCCTGAGGGAACATCCTGTCCGCTGGTGGAGCCGCGGCCCGGCGTGGCGGCGCTGCACGACTACGCCGAGTGGATCAGGGAGCTGAACGAGGAGCGCGGCGACACTGACC CCATCCTGGGCCACTGGGCCGAGGTCTGGACGCTGTGCGAGGCTCTGTGGGGCCAGCTGGACCCGGACGCCGGCCTGCTCGACGActaccagcagcagctgcagcgccGGCGCGCCTTTTCTGACTGGCTTGCCCGCGGCGCCGCCCGcagggtggaggaggaggtggcgCTGGCGGGGAAGGGCCGCCACGCGGACGCGCTGTTCAGCTTCCTGACTGGCCGCCGCGTCAGCGAGGCGTGCCAACTCGCCCAGAGGGAAG gcGACCACCGCCTGGCCCTGTTGCTGTCACAGGCCTCCGGGTCGCGGTTCTGCCGCCAGCTGTTGGACCTGCAGCTGGCCGACTGGAGCCGGACGCAGACTGACCTCCACCTGAGTGAAGAGCGGCTGCGGATCTTCGCCCTGCTGGCCGGGAAGCCG GTGTGGCAGTCGTCCGGGTCAGCGGTGAACGTCTGCTCAGAGCTGGACTGGAAGCGCTGCCTGGCCGTCCACCTGTGGTACCTGCTGCCGCCCACAGCCTCCGTGGCCGACGCCCTGGCCGCCTATGAAGCCGCTTTCCAG GGCTCCACAGAGGCAGGCAGATACGCCTGCACACCGCTGCCACCATACCTGGAGGGGGCGCCACCCctagaagaggaggaggagcctgAACGGCCGCTGCTCGACCTCTGCTTCCACCTGCTGAAGCTCTACAGCGACAG ACTGTACGGCCTGCAGCCGCTGCTCGACCCGCTCACCGTCACCTGGCGGCGCCTGGACTACCGGCTCAGCTGGCACCTGTGGGGCGTGCTGCAGGCGCTGCGCTACACCCACCTGGCCGCGCCGCGCCAGGGCCTCGTCCACGCCGCCTACGCTGCCCAGCTGGAGAGCGCCGGCCTCTGGCACCTGGCCGTCTTCATCCTGCTGCACGTCCCCGACCACAG GCAGCGGGAGCGCGCCGTCAGGGAGCTGCTGGCGCtgcactgccccctgctggagacAGAGGAGTCGGCCCGCAGGGAGCGCTTCCTGACCGACGGGCTGCTGGTTCCAGAGAGTTGGATCCACGAGGCCAAGGCGGTCCGGGCCCGGCGGGACGGGGACCGGCACCGCCAGGCCCTGCACCTGTACCGGGCCGGACACTGGAACCAGTGCCACCGGCTGCTGATCCAACACCTGGCCTCAG ACTGCATCGTCAACGACAACCACGACTACCTGCTGGAGTTCCTGGAGGGCCTGGCGGTACCAGAACACAGCGCCAGCATCCAGGACTGGGAAACGGCCGGCAGAGTCTACCTGGACTACATCCGGGTCATCAAGTCCCTGCAGGACATCCAGCAG ACGGACAGCGCCGGCTACCAGCTggagcggctctactctgacgTGACGTCGCTCTGCGGCCGCATTGAGCTGCTGCCCTGCCGGACCGCCAGGGATCACCTCGCCCAATCAG AGATGGCGAAGCGCGTGGCGAACATCCTGCGGGTCGTGCTGAGCCTGCAG